In Pontibacillus halophilus JSM 076056 = DSM 19796, the genomic stretch AAATTGCATCTTCACCTAGTTGGCCACCTCCTGCTTCTTCTCCAACAGCAGAGTGAACAACCATTAAATGGTCTACCAAGCCATCTGCCTCTCGTTTGTTCCCATCCCCATCAAGGTCGTAGCGGTCCTCTTGGTCAAAGTCTGCTAGATTTACATTTGGGTCAGCTGCTGCTGCATCAAGTGCCTCTTTTACAAGAGAACGAGCATCGCGGTCGTTGTCGCCACGGGCTGGGTCATTGCCTCCGTATGCTGCAGCATTTCTTGAAGCTGTGTACCAACCGGCAATCGTTCCATCAATCGTATACGCTCCATTGGTTTGTTCTTCATAGTACTGTTTCATAGAAACAAGTTGCTCACCATTAGGCCCTTCATAGCCATTGTCCCCGAAAATCATGTCTTCATAGTGTTCTTTCACATAATCTTCGTAATACATATCAGACTCACCAGGCTGAATGCTATTATGAGGGAAGTCTGGGAACTCTATTAGAAGGACAAGCACGTTGTCTTCACGAACTTCACCATCATAAGCCTCTTCTTGAACAGGGACTAAGTTTTTCTTACTTTTGTTATTCCCTTTCTTATGTGTGTGGTTCCCGATGCCATTGCTAAGCTTTTCTTTCACTTCAGACTCAATTTCAACGGCATCGTCTTCCAATTCACCCTCTTCCCCAAATGATTCAAGGCCTTTTTCTTTCTGTTTAAGGAATTCTCGAACCACTTTCTCTGCTTCTGTTGCTGAAGCATCCTTGGCAATCTTACCGCTCTTCTTCAACATTTCGATAAGCTTCTCTTCGTTCGCAATTGCCAAATCAAATGGCCCACTGTGATGCATTTCTTTCTTCTCCACTTGTGGGATTGGCGTTTCGGTACTTGCCGTCACATTGGAAACCGGTCCCATAGCAGCACCTAGGCCAAGAGCCGCGATCATGGCCATGGATAACACTTTATTCTTTCTCATGCCCTCTCCTCTTTCTATGTAATATTTGTAAACTATCTTCATAGTATATTAATATCAGAAAAATTAGAATAATCTAATAGAACTAATGTTCCTTTAATTTCCTACAAATAGATAGTCTATACCAGTTATTTCGACCTTGTTTTCATGGGCTTTTTTACCTATTTATTAGAACGAAAACACTACTTTTATAAAGGGGGAGAATTTCATGAATCAAACAAGCGGGGACATCGAGCTTCGCCGTGCAGCTTGTCTTGTTGCGGGATGGTCGTTATTGCTTATGACAGTAATCTCCGGAGTATCGTACGGGTATATACACTCGTCACTAATAGTAGAAGACCCATTAACAACTCTAGCAAATTTACAAGCATCCTCTTGGCTATTCGAATTAGAAATTGTAGGCTGGGTCATGATTTTCGTGCTAGATTTAATTGTTACGATTGCCCTCTATGTTTACTTGAAACCCATTCACGTGGACCTTGCTCAAATTACCAGCGCGTTTCGCCTCCTCTATACCATAATCCTTGGAGTCGCAATTTCAAGCTTAGTCGAAGCTCATCACTTAGTTATTGAAGATGCCTCTTTGTCGACAAATTCGGCCATGGATACGATGGCTCTATTATCATCCTTTGAAACTACGTGGACATTAGGGCTGATTGTCTTTGGAATCCATTTACTGTTACTTGGTTTACTTGTATTAAGAGCCTATCAGATTCCAAAGCTTCTTTCTTATTTACTAATTGTGGGTGGTTGTGTCTATGTCGTTGTTCACGGACTTTATACTTTCTCTCAAAGCTTCGATTCGTTGACAACAATTGTGGAGCTTATGCTAATGATTCCTATGTTTGTTGGAGAAATAGGCTTTGCTCTTTGGTTGTTAGTAAGAGGGAGAGGAGTCCAATTCCACTCATAATTCATTTCGCTCATTTCGGGACACTGTACCTGTCCCCATAGCCGTCAAGCTAATAAATAGATAGAGCGTTTAGTTGTACACCATCGGTGTAAAATGCGACTTAAATCAAAAATATTCCAGCAAACACCCTTAAGAACATAGGAATACAAAGAAACTTTTTTACAAGGTGCTACTGTTTAATATTTAAAATCTTAAAAGGACTAGAGTGCTGGCACCTGCGGTCTTTTATTCCGTGTCG encodes the following:
- a CDS encoding DUF4386 domain-containing protein is translated as MNQTSGDIELRRAACLVAGWSLLLMTVISGVSYGYIHSSLIVEDPLTTLANLQASSWLFELEIVGWVMIFVLDLIVTIALYVYLKPIHVDLAQITSAFRLLYTIILGVAISSLVEAHHLVIEDASLSTNSAMDTMALLSSFETTWTLGLIVFGIHLLLLGLLVLRAYQIPKLLSYLLIVGGCVYVVVHGLYTFSQSFDSLTTIVELMLMIPMFVGEIGFALWLLVRGRGVQFHS